The DNA window ttttagtgAAAATTATGTAACAATGACCGGGTAATGAGATATCCTCGCTTACTAACAAGTACAAACTGGTTACCATAAAAGTGAAGAGAACCAAGAAGACACTTTTAAATTAACAATCTCTTAACTAAGATTGGTTCACAGCTTCCCAGGTCAATGTCCACAAGCCAGGACGTTTTTATACCTGGCAGCCTCATAAAAAGGCGAATTTCCTCATACACCAACGATAAGTTGTCACTGAAAAATGTTTTCTATTCGAAATTTCGCTGGAAGTGATGGGAGATTAATATTTCTCTATATATCCGTGATAAGCAGTAGTGCAGAAATTAACAAATACCTTGATTAGGGCGTGTGGTCTAGTGGTATGATTCTCGCTTTGGGCGATTCTTAAGAAAAACTTAGGAAATAAATCACAAACATGCGAGAGGCCCTGGGTTCAATTCCCAGCTCGCCccaatttatttattttttaagaGGGTAATTTTATCAACATCTGCTATCATCTTCTACTGTTTCCTGATAAGttactattttcttctattttaaTTATTGGATCAAGAATTGAGTTTAGGATATCTttttcatgaaaaatttgtaacTTCCTGGGGGTATTATCATAAAACTAAGTAGTTTTGCCAGATCCATGGGGTTGGTGATCTGACTCAACCTTTTGAGAAGTTTTATGTAAAATAATGTTACAATTAtatgaataaataatttaaatttcGCAGTACATATTGCAGGACATCTGTTTTTTAACTGTGAGGTGTGGACAACGAGTCACTCAGACCACGCAATAAACGTTTTGGATTGGTATGTTTATTCGTTatgttttcattttcaatgacCGCCTGTGAAACTGcatttaatttcttcccAGTTAATTCGCATAAAGTGTTTGAATGTGAATTTAATAAGTGCGCGTGAATGTGCATTCGGTTTATACGTTTAAcaatatcttcttccaattcacttatttttcctttttgcGTTTCATTATGATTTTGTCCCACTCTGGAAAGGAGTTTTAATTCCGCCTTTCGAATCTCATCAATGCCTTGCCATTCTTGCGTAGGATCTTGTTGGTCTAAAGCTTTTGCCCATTGAGCGAAGCCTTCCTTTAATCTTTGCACTTTTTCTGTCAGAATAGTCAAGttgttttcattttcaacattCTTTGGGTTTGGTAAAAGATATTTATCCTCAAAACTATCACCACCTTGACCCGTTATTAATCTTTTCCTCTtactctttttctttctttctttttggcCTTCTCCTTCATCAAATAAACTTCTTAATACTGTGTCTTCTCGGATTTCATCTCGATCATCTGagacttcttcttcactaCTATTAGATATGGTGTCATCACCCTCATATTCCCAGTCAATGTCAATGTTGCCTCGTCTTAGGTCCGTGATgaattctttaataatacccattgcaattttttttgagtCCACAAAGGAGTTTCTCTCATCATTGATCCTCAGTTTATAGTCCAGCATCTTATTTTTAGTATTGTCACCTTCATTCAATGTTTCATAGCTCCTGATTGCACACCAATTGAAAAGCTGTCTGACTTGTAATCCCTCTCCAAAAGAGGTATTTCCAATATGTCTGTAAAATTGATCATCTGGAACATCACGATGTGGGgatattatcatttgatCTCTATTTGACATTATCGACAGTCTGCGCCCTCTTTGATCAGCTAAGGATTTTCGACCTTTTCTAGTCTTTTGAACATATTGTAAGTTATTTGGATGTAACGTTGGCGCTGGTAAGAGCTCTGAGTTGCTTTGTTGGGACGCCGAATATAATGGTTGAATTGATGTGCTTGGTATCATGGGGACTGATTGACTATAATATTGAGAGGGCACTGAGGATCCTGGCGGCGCTAGTTGCATGAACGGTTGAGGTACCATCTGGGGATGGTATCCAGGAGAGCCGGGATATGGTACAACACCATAGTAAAACGGTGGCCAAGCGTTCATAGTTGGTTGCTGGGACCTTAAGACTGAATTATCAGGATTTGCTTGGGAGGAAGGGATACTACCTGGATCTGTTTTGGAAGTTTCAAATCTGTGCTTCTGTGTTGATTGCTGAGGGATGGTTAAATTGGGAGCGGACGAGTCAAAGTTTTCTATCCATTTAGCTTTTTTAACATCTTGAAGGTTGTCTAACCTTTCTCCTAACGTTGGAGCTCCCTCGATATGCTTATTCTTATGCCTCTtaaatttaaaatcattatcaGTCCCCGCGCTTGAACTTGTTCTTGGGATAACAGGTGACGTTTCTTTTAACAGGGATATATCAGTATCGTTAGCTTCGGTAGAAAGAGAGGCCTTTTGTTGATTGGTTTCAGAAATTGGTAATGTTTCCATCTTGAGCGGATACAACCTCTTCCTGGGGAGCGTTGTGGTTCTAACGCTATCTAAGCTCATTGACCATATAAATTATACCACTatcaattcaaataaaacaaTCCAAATCAGTCGAAGTTCACTTTAGAAGCGTTCACCTTTCACCTATTTTCGATActtaaattatttttttttggttttgATTATTTACTAGATTTCTTAGGACTTACTTTATCGCGTTGACCTGCATTACCCGAATAACAATCAGACAGATCTCTCAGACTCGAAGTTCGAAGATAATATTTGTATTTAGCCTTGaagttcaataataaaacttataatgatatatatcaaattaAATATACATGAAGCTATGCATGTGGACCCCGAAATAgatgaaagagaaatgaAAAGACATAAAGTTATTTAACATTATGAGatcaaatttgtaaattatcaTTTACCCGTACTACCAAAACCACCTGCACCCCTTGTGCTTTCTTCTAATGAATCGACCACAACAATTTCTGCGTCATCGACGATCTTTTCTAGAATTAATTGGGCAACACGGTCACCCttaacaatttcaaaatcctTTTCGGAATGGTTGAAAAGAACAACTTTAACTTCACCAGTATAGTCTCTGTCAACAACACCAGCGCCAGTTTGAATACCGTGTTTGACAGCTATACCTGATCTTGGAGCAATTCTACCATATGTGCCAACCGGAACTGTGAATGAAATATCTGTACTAACCATACCTTGACCACGAGCTGGTATAACAATGGCCTTAGAGGCATAGATATCATAACCAGCTGCTGTTGCAGAGCCCTTGGTAGGAACTGTAGCATCTGGAGAACGTagttgaatttttaaagaTTCTGGCAACTTTTGGTGTTTGGTTGGGTGTTCAGTTGTGgtcatttttcaatataatagGTTTATTTCACTTTCTTACTCTATTATTTATCAGTATGGAGGATAAAAGCTTGTATACTCAGAGAAAGAGCGTTAATagaaactttttcaaaggtttcatatttatatcATAAGCACAAGTTTACGCGTAATTTGTCCATTGACGCGTCTTAAGATGATGGCAACGCGCAGAAATTTCGCATGTCATCGATGACATAACTTTACAGCCTTGTTGGAAGGACATGGACACGTAAAACATTTCAGAAGATTAGCAAAATTTTAGTCGCAATTGGTCCAAAGATGTTAAACCAGGTCTGAGGCGATTGGCGATTTCacaagtatatatatagttttACTTGTAGAAGGAGTGTTGTTAATATATAGCattagaattgaagaagaatgaaTATGATGTTCCTTAGTTTTTCTATATCTGAATATTACAAAAGTTGCAATAGAGTATATCTTCATATTCAAGCATATCTGATTGCTATTTATACTTATTTTTCACCAGCAGTGACTTAAGGAACTATTTAGCTGCTATGTCACTTTAAAGTTCTTCAGACACACACGCTCATGTGTGTTGCTTACATTGTACACTTTAGATTATAGGAAGTGAGCTTCGTGATATCCTGTTTCATGTGGCCTTCATATATTGAAAgttattcaattttcaacGTGAAACCCGTAATGTTATAAGACAGTTGAAGAAGCCCCGCTTTGAAACTTTATTATAATACACGAGAGAAAAATTGCCCTTCTATCTTGCAAAGCTGTTACAAAATCAACTCAAAAgtcctttttcaattactCGTTATTTCATATGGCAGGAACGGTTTTTAATGGCTCGAGTCATGTCTGAGATAAAGTAGACACATGTCTTGTACTCGACGTCAAACAAAATTCTCAAAATGTACCTAAATGATTCTTGCATTAATATCTTCCGCAAGCAAAAAACTGCAACTCTTCATCTCATGTCTATGAGGATCTCATTTTGACACTCATAGATCATTGTATCTGAGACTCCACTGGGCTTACCATGACCATGGGAACAGATTAAGTACTGCAAACTAAAATTTGTTCTTTGGAAAGGAGTTATAtattttaagaaaatttaatggaataaaatttataagGCTCATAGGGTTCGTTAAAACCTAATCATTAATTAATATGTAGCTTTATTTggttttatattttttgatcaatttttttggtaCTTGGGAACTTTTGGATGCGTTCCTTTCTCgaacaaaaaattaaatacaATTTCGTTCTGACAAATAAATGACAGTAAAAATAATGTGCCTGAATTTATGCTAGTTTCGTAAATTCTTATTCAAAACACATTTAATGggaataaaattattaatatttgtGAGTAAATTCCCCAATTCATctattcttcttttaacGAAAAAAGCGACTATACATCTAGTCGTATCTCTTACATATTAAAATGCCCGGTAATACATGCAAAAATACATAatgatatataaatatactTTAACCAATTAAAAAATCCTATAGATATGATCGTCTCATGAAAATTTGACGTAaaggaagatcagaggatgtctcttgtatattattatcgttaatattgttcatgttgtggatgtcagccaaataattaaaataattcttattagccagtggttataccaaataGTGCACTGGTTTTCtatacaataaaatatacaataaataatatacattgagacaaactttgatcaaacttcagtgttcacctgagtatttatacgTTTTCCAACATATTTTGCTTCGTAACAATTTTCCATGTtctatattcaaatttgtaatattcTTTAATATTTACTGCCgataaattcatcaatttatCACATTACCATATTATTATGTAATGTTTCCTATCGATAAATTTACTGTTCTCATATTACCTCATTATTAtgtaattgaattcttctagaacattctaaatttgtcattctaactatcaaaacattgaaatgtcagtataatgccatttccagcaaAATTGTTACAAGGAGGAACAGTACTCAAACTCGAAGGGTTACTCTATATTTGACAGGAACTTATATGTATCACTTTATTTTAGGATGTCTGGACAGGTCTGCAGCGCTACCAGGTCTTGGTATATGGGAAGCCCCAGTCATTGTATGTAGTACTTCAGAGTATATTTCTTGCCCATACAAGAAACAAATAGGCGCAAGTGGTTTAGTGGTAAAATCCAACGTTGCCATCGTTGGGCCCCCGGTTCGATTCCGGGCTTGCGcatttatttttccaattttttatcCATGGTGGAGACGAAGGAGCTTCGAATCTTCCACATGAAAAGAACCCGTtgttaatgaaattttttttgcggttcttttttctctgtATATAAACTGAATAAAAACAACATTTTAATGAGTGGAACAACTTCAATTCCCCACCTAATAATataatcttctttttttctattttacACACAAACTATGGGCAGTTTCAACTGCGTTACGCTTGGTCAAATAGGAAGAAACGTTAAATGGTATTGCCGCAATTGTTAGGCAACAATCTGTTCCATTTTGCTGTCCATCTAGCACACTTGTCAAATTCCCGATAGACTAATCATGTGACATATCTATCGGAGCCGTTGTTGTGCTGATattaagaatttttttatgaAGACAGATTCTATCCTAGCTTTTAGGAATGtcactttttcttttctataaTTGTGACTGGAATCATTTCTGATAATTTCACATGAGTTCGAAGTTATCTGTTTTCTAACAACTTTTATGTGTCTTTTTATCTTGGTAATACCATTTTTAAAGTCATGAAGGTATAGCTTAGAGTATACCGATTTGGTAATCTCTGTCAATTAGAATCTCTATCAGATTT is part of the Kazachstania africana CBS 2517 chromosome 1, complete genome genome and encodes:
- the DSN1 gene encoding MIND complex subunit DSN1 (similar to Saccharomyces cerevisiae DSN1 (YIR010W); ancestral locus Anc_7.175), whose amino-acid sequence is MSLDSVRTTTLPRKRLYPLKMETLPISETNQQKASLSTEANDTDISLLKETSPVIPRTSSSAGTDNDFKFKRHKNKHIEGAPTLGERLDNLQDVKKAKWIENFDSSAPNLTIPQQSTQKHRFETSKTDPGSIPSSQANPDNSVLRSQQPTMNAWPPFYYGVVPYPGSPGYHPQMVPQPFMQLAPPGSSVPSQYYSQSVPMIPSTSIQPLYSASQQSNSELLPAPTLHPNNLQYVQKTRKGRKSLADQRGRRLSIMSNRDQMIISPHRDVPDDQFYRHIGNTSFGEGLQVRQLFNWCAIRSYETLNEGDNTKNKMLDYKLRINDERNSFVDSKKIAMGIIKEFITDLRRGNIDIDWEYEGDDTISNSSEEEVSDDRDEIREDTVLRSLFDEGEGQKERKKKSKRKRLITGQGGDSFEDKYLLPNPKNVENENNLTILTEKVQRLKEGFAQWAKALDQQDPTQEWQGIDEIRKAELKLLSRVGQNHNETQKGKISELEEDIVKRINRMHIHAHLLNSHSNTLCELTGKKLNAVSQAVIENENITNKHTNPKRLLRGLSDSLSTPHS
- the DUT1 gene encoding bifunctional dITP/dUTP diphosphatase (similar to Saccharomyces cerevisiae DUT1 (YBR252W); ancestral locus Anc_7.173), with amino-acid sequence MTTTEHPTKHQKLPESLKIQLRSPDATVPTKGSATAAGYDIYASKAIVIPARGQGMVSTDISFTVPVGTYGRIAPRSGIAVKHGIQTGAGVVDRDYTGEVKVVLFNHSEKDFEIVKGDRVAQLILEKIVDDAEIVVVDSLEESTRGAGGFGSTGK